The segment ATCGTGTCTTCCATTTGCTGCGTCTGGACGTCCAGGGTCTCAAACTGGTGTTCGAATTTGTCCATCAAAGCGgagatcttttccaaattcatAGTTTTCAACGTCGCGTCCATCGACTTAACCACACCCGCCATGGACTTGGTCACTTTGCCCATCGTCACTGCAGTCTGGACTCTGGCAGCTACCGCATCCACTCGTGCACTCATTCTCAAGAAGTTCACCGACTGGTTCTTCTGGCGGATGGCATTTTCGGCGTGTATCCTCGCAACTTCCATGTTGCCCTTCTGAATGGCCTTTTTAATTTTGGCCTTTTCGGCCTTTTCCTCCTTGTCGCATTTTTTTGAACTCCTGTTCAGTTCTTTGGCCGCGAATTTCAGGTTGAACAGATGTTTCTCCATGTTGGACATGGTCGTGCGGCTTCTGTCGGGTGGGCCGGGGTGAAGCAGCAGCGACACCGGCTCAAGGAGGTCCGCTCCCGGTCGGCGCTCCTTTGTTTTGGTCTCACTTCCTGTATCTACGGCACGCGGCGCAGATAGTGACGTCAAACTCTGCGCCGGGGAGAATTGATGGGAGGGCGATGCCGGAGGGCGGTGCCTGAGTGACGGACGGCGCTGGGCCCCACCCATCTAGGCACTTGCTTCTCATCTACCCTGACAGGGTTTTGTGctgttctgtttagtttctaaaGCAGCTAAACTAGGAGCGAATTCTCAAAACCAGCGCCTACAGGCACTTTTGTTTGGGAAGGTAACTACGGAAGACGACGGGATGTATCCAGAACTGTACGTAAAAAATATCCAGGCTCCAAACTTGGCCAGCCAGGAGTGTTTGGGCGCTGCGCCAAAATGTGGCAAACCCCAAccctcagcctttttttttttttttttaaatgcataagAGTAACCTCCACTTTCTCTGGTAACCCGAATCCATTTCCCAAAGACAAAAGCTGTCCAGGGCCTGTGTCTCGGTCTTTGCTTGCAATCTGTGCAGAGGCTCAGATGCTTCTTTCCAGACCTAACTCCTTGCCCTGGCTGGCTGTTCAGTTCACAGGAGAGCTGGCTGGCATTTGCCATACCCAAACCCTGCTGTTTCTGAGCAACGAAAAGACCCATCTTTTGCTCGTACGGATTTATCTTTCTAGTGTTTTATAAAGATCCAAGGAGCTTCGCTCACATTGAGTTCTGACAGGTTAGCTGCCATTTTAGATTACGCAGGAGCGAATGGCgaggtgcagagacccacacaCTGGGACACATCAAGCCTGTCACTGCCTGTTAggtgctttaaaaataaatgtaggcTTTCTATGGCAGCACTGTGTGCTGTAGCTTCCCTTTACAAACATTCCTCCCACACGGCACTAACGAGAGCAGAAGGCCCATGCCCTCAGGAGTTAGCAGAAGATTCTAAGTGAGCAAATTCTGTTTAGAGGTTATTTTAGTCCAGGGTCCTGCATCACTCATGTGATAGCTTGTCAATCAGTTAAAGTGTGCCTGTGCTACAGACATTTCCTTAGAACAAAGCTTATTCATAGCATTGTTGTCTGAGTCAGGCACACAGGCTACCCTCCTCTATAGGGCAGATTTTGTTCCAGTACCCGTCAAACCAGACAACATAATGGAAACTGTTCAAGACTCATGTCAGACCAAAGTAGAAATGGAGGACAAGGGACTCCTTCCTCACACTTGTACCTACTGAGGTCCCTCTCCCCCTGTTGAGCCTTCTAAGGCCCCCTACTATGGTGCAGCTGGATTCTGTAAGGTTGCCATAGCACAGGACACGTGCTTTGTTCATATTTGTTATGACATTAACTACTGGATACTAGGGAGGATTATTCTGCTGACCCACTATGCAAGTGGGTGCAGGCAGTGTGTCTAAGAAAGTTTTATGGCCTGGGAGTGTGGCTGAGGAATTGGGACATTATCGTATACGGTGAGCTTAGCACTCAGCTCCCGTCCCCAGCAAAACTCTTCCTCAAGGGAAGTTTTTCTATAAAtgtcatatataaatgtattaaaagtGAGACTAGAGGCTGCTTTGAGCCTCTCTGCTCACTCTCAGCCCGCTAGCTCCTCCCCCTTTAGGTCCCTGGCCTTTCTTGAAGTTTGCAACAAGTTTCTTGTCAGTGATCCCtaactctctctccccctcttgcattctttccctttctcttttctttgcttttttccaTGGTCATGGTGGTGGGACCTAGGGCTTCATGAATACTAGACAAACACTCTACACGGAGCTACATCCTAGCCAAtagctttcttctctttctttctttctttctttctttctttctttctttctttctttctttctttctttctttctttctttctttctttctttctttcctttcttcccttcttctttctttctttctttctttctttctttctttctttctttctttctttctttctttctttctttctttctttctttctttctttctcttctttctttctttctttctttctttctttctttctttctttctttctttctttctttcttctttctttctttctttctttctttctttctttctttctttctttctttctttctttctttctttctttctttctttctttcttctttctttctttctttctttctttctttctttctttctttctttctttctttctggatttggttttttcaagacagggtttctctgtatagccctggctgtcctggaactcactctatagaccaggctggcctcgaactcagaaatctacctgcctctgcctccaagtgctgggattacaggcatgcgccaccactgcctggctgccaaTAGCTTTCATCTTAGCAAATTCTAATTAGGTGGAGTGGTTTGGAATATAATCATGGCAGATTCTGACAGATGCAGCTAATGACTATCACTACTTATTAAATGCGTAAACTGCTAGGCATTTTTCAGCATTTCCATAAATAAGTTCATGTTATCTCACACAGGAGTAAGGAGATTATTAATAGTTCCAGTTTTCAGGCGAGGAAACCTAGGCATAGGGAGCCCAGTAACCACAGTTCTGGTTAAGTGTTGACATCAGAGTCCCTGGATACCCAGAAGCAGTAACTGATCAACCAATGTAGATAACAAGACAAAGACATATTGGGGCTTCAGATGTAGATCAGTTGTGACAATGCTTGCCTTATCATCCATAAGGCgctaggtttgatccccagcaccgcaaaaacaaaacaactaggTGGGGTCGTGTCCACCTGTAACACCAATACCTGGAAGGCCAAGGCTGGAAGATACAAAGTTTCAAGCTAGCCTGAGCTGCTCAAAGAGACGcagtctcaaaaacccaaacacaAGAGTAGagtaaacagagaaacaaagggtCATTGCTTATCCTAGAATATAAATTGACTGAGAGGTGGTCTCCCCCCACGCTCTCCAACCCCCCAGCAGACTGAGGAGAGGTACCAATGCAAGGTTGATGTAGGGTGTGGAACAGGCACTAAAAGTTGCTGGACTCGGTGAACCACAGCTGGGCCACTTCCCAGTGTGGGTGGAGTCCAGGAACCATATAACCAGAGATAACAGCTtggcaggggaagagaaagctGACTGTGCCGCTGACAGGTGCTCTACTCTCCCTGAGTACCCCAGGCCCTGTTCTTCTCTTCCAAGAATACCCCCAACGGAATACGAACTACAGCCAAAAACTCCTAGGCACACACTTGTGCAGAGAGTTTTTATTCTGATCCTGAGACTGTCACACAGCTGGCTCCTTGGCAGTAGATAATTTGTGAGATAAGAGCACTTGGCAACTCTTTAGAGAGACTCACCTCTGTCCTCATCTCTGTTTACATACACCTCTGTCCACAAGGTGCTTGAGTTAGAATCTCAGGAGTTATGGCGGAGGATGCTCTTATCTATGCCTGCGGCTGCATCCAGCAATCCATCCTTTACTTTCTGCTCAAGGCGGTGGTCTTCACGGTCTGTTTAACTGGCATGTCTTCTTTCCTGCTGGGACCAGCTGGGACCACGAGGTGgggcatttaaaatataatatgtgCCATCGCAGGAAGATTGGTAGAGCTGTGTTGGAATCCTCTAGTCTATGCTTGTCTTccacaaatatttactgattCCATGTTGCAGTTTGGGTTAGTGTAATGGAAATTCAATTGCTTGTCAGCAATTGACTTGTTGGTTTATGCCTGTATtccacaaatatttactgagctcCAGGCTAGATGAGCACCGCAGGGGACAAGGATAGTTGGCAAACCTGAGCGATTTGTGATATCTTCTTAAGGAGAGTGTTTTATTTTCCCTAGAGTTTCTTTTCATGGAAGGGCTCAGGGTGCTGGCCAAGCATTTTCAATGATCTTGGTGAAGGAGGCAGAAGTGTGGCCATTTCTCTCTGGGAACCACCAGGAAGAGCATGGGGGAAgtgttttgaagaaataaatgaatcctAGGTCCTTAGCTAGCAATGGGGGTAGGGCTCAGGCTAGTGTTGCTTAGCCCGAGCAaggtccagaaaaaaaaaaaagcaagacactccctcccccccccccacacctacACCAATGTGCCAAAGGCGCATTTACCAGTAAGTCACAGTATGTGGAGAAAGTAGGTTTGCAGAAGTGAttagggtgggggggggggaaagaaaaaagaaaagaaaagaaaagaaaagaaaagaaaaaaaagaaaagagaagaactgAAAAGTAATTAGATTTCCGTTACACTAACCCAAACTGAAAAAATTTCAGTTCATTTATGTGAATTGAAATTGGGAAACGGCGACAACAGTTTTTCATTGCCTCTAGCTCCTCATTGCCTCTAGCTCCTTGGAagatttctgttctgtttttctgtttgtttgttttgttttgttttgtttttttgttagcAGCCCAGGACTGTATCTATTACAGTTTCAGGTCCCAGAAGCTCCCATCTGCTGGAAGACTTCCTAGAACTCTGAGAAGTAAGTGCATGATTCTGGAGGGAAATGGGCACCTTTTCTTTATCTCCAAATTCGCCACATGTGCCTAAGCCAACTGTGGAGTGAcagcatttaattaaaaaaaaaaaaaaaaagaacagagtctGTGACAAAGAAGCACAGGcttctcttgtcttccttctGTAATAGCCCAGTGTAACCCCTTACAAAGCACTTATACCGCCCAGACAGCGAAAGTCATCTGGGGATGGTTTAGTACACAGGAGGATGTGTACATGTTCTGTGCAAACGCATATGTCGTATTATGACTACATAAGGAACTTCAGTAGCCACAGACTTTGACGTTTGTGGGACCCAGAACCAGCTGCCTGAGCGTACAAAGGGATAGGCATGTCTGTTCAGGTCGTATGAGAGTGGGAAACTGACCTTGTCATCAACGTTAACTTCaaagtcaggtggtggtggcacacgtctgtaatcccagcacttgggaggcagaggcaggcagatttctcagttcgaggctagcctggtctatagagtgagatccaggacagccagggctacacagaggacagccagggctacacagagaaaccctgtctcgaaaaaacaacaacaacaaaaaatgttaacTTCATACTAGTTTCTTTAAGAGATCTGAAACATGATTAAATATGTTCAATGGAGAACGGTAAAAGTTACCTTTTTTGGCAAAATGATCTCTCAGGTCTTTTCTACCTTAGAAGATATATTTAGTCCCTGCTCACACTACTTACTAGAAAGTCACAGCAAAGCAGTTTCTTCCTTAGCTTATGAGAGGCAGTCGGATTAGGGATCTTACATTATTATTTCCAGAAATAAAGCCAAGCACtgtttttattaatatcatttagGATGTGACACCAAAGCACCCATATGACAGTGGGGTccataaacaaatgaaaactgtGTTTAGATTCCATGATATCATTTTATTATCATAATGGAATAATACTTATTTCTCAAATCTTAACCACAGATATGAGGTATCCCAGTTATTATGTGATCAATAGAATTTTCTATAacaaagttctttctttttttccccatatcttattggttattttatttatttacatttcaaatgttgtcctccttcccagttttccTTCCACAAGTCCcttgtctcctcctccctccccttgcctctagGAGGGCGCTCCCCTACCTGCCCACCCACCTGCTCCCCTACCTGCCCACCCTACTGCCTGCCTCAGTAGCCTAgagttcccctatcctgggtcatcaagcctccacaggatcaagggcctcccctcccattgatgccagatgaggcaatcctctgctacatatccagctggagtcatgggtccttccatgtgtatactctttggttgatggtttagtccctgggagcttttgggggtctggttggttgatattgttgttcttcccatgaggttgcaaaccctccaactcctacagtccttgccttAACTTTACCATTGgaatccctgtgctcagtccaatgtttggctgtgtacatccgCATGAGGTTCCTAGGATCCCGCAGGAaggactttagccaaaatacccaacaaaggagagatagaacctgtagacaccatatccagtggataggtacggcccccagttgagggatggggccacccacccacctcaaaataTTAATCCAGCATTCTTCCTgtcaaaagaaatgcagggacaaagagtggagcagaaactgaaggaaaggtcatctagagactgcctcacctagggatccatcccatatgctgataccaaactcagacactagtgctgatgccaagaagtgcttactgagaGGAActtggtatagctgtcccctgagaggctcttccagagccggaccaatacagatgtggatgcacacagccaagttcttccttccttccttctttccttctttccttccttccttccttccttccttccttccttccttccttccttccttccttccttccttccttccttccttccttccctccctccctcccttcctcccccttccttccttccttccttccttccttccttccttccttccttccttccttccttccttccttccttcctttcctccctccctcccttcttccccctctttccttccttccttccttccttccttccttccttccttccttccttccttccttccttccttccttcctttctttctttccttctttctttctttctttttttgggggggttgttgggtttttgtttctctgtttagccctggctgtcctggaactcactatgtagaccaggctgacctcgaactcagaaatccgtctgcctctgcctcctagaatgctgggattataggcatgcaccaccaccgcctggcaagttATTTCTT is part of the Apodemus sylvaticus chromosome 13, mApoSyl1.1, whole genome shotgun sequence genome and harbors:
- the Chmp1b gene encoding charged multivesicular body protein 1b translates to MSNMEKHLFNLKFAAKELNRSSKKCDKEEKAEKAKIKKAIQKGNMEVARIHAENAIRQKNQSVNFLRMSARVDAVAARVQTAVTMGKVTKSMAGVVKSMDATLKTMNLEKISALMDKFEHQFETLDVQTQQMEDTMSSTTTLTTPQNQVDMLLQEMADEAGLDLNMELPQGQTGSVGTSVASAEQDELSQRLARLRDQV